AGTATCAAACGAAACCTGGAGAACAAATACACACCTAGGAGCCTCTGTGATTCCTGTCGAGCTAAATCAGGAGATTCAAGAATTGGCAAATAAAGTAACCACTCTTTTAGGAGAAGGTTTATATGGCCTTGATCTGTTGTACGACTTTGATAAGGAAAAATACTTGGTTTGTGAAGTGAATCAAAACCCGGAATTTTCAAATTCTTGGGAAATCCACAAAGTGGACATCTCTTCCTATATTGCTGAGTTTGTCAGTAAAAGAATAACGAACGATCAGGAGGTTAGTTATGGATAAACGTAAACAGTTTCAGATCTCGTTTGTATTATCTCGAGTATTAAATTCTGGAATCATTATGAGTATAGAAAAGAACGAAAAGGAGATAAAGGGGTTAGAGAAATTCATAGGGAAAGCTACTGGTTTACCATATGTATCAGTATTTAATAGTTACACTGGTGCATTACACGGTGCTCTCTACGGCCAAGATTTAGTACATGGTACTTCAACACACCTCCCTGATATTACTGAGCAAGAAGATAATTTCTTGGCATGGTTAGGGATAACTAGCGTTGGTGGAAATGAAGATAATGTTCCATTTCAGCGTATCAGAGTGAATTGGGATAACATCCATAATTTCGAGTCTCTAATGGAGGAGCACTCAACTCTACTTTTAGACTTAACAGATTTAGGGTTTGGTCCATGCGGTATTATTGCAACTAATCAAGAATTAATATGGAAGAAATCTGAGCGACTAAAGATATTTGGCGCTTTCGATCTAAGAACGATGTGGACACAGGAAGAAAGCAATTATGAGTTACAACCTGGCGTTCAATTTAATTACAGAATTAGCCCATTAGTGGCTGCTTGTGTGAAATTGTCATTATTAAGAAGAGGTGAACATAATGAGGACTGATTTTATAAAAAAACCACTAGACTTCCCCTCAGAAAGCATGGTCAACGAGAGCTTGGCATATTTCGGAGGGAAGGCGATTCTCCCTACGGATAATCGGAAAACAAATTTCCCATACATAACTAAAGAAGACGTTATGCAAATGTTGGTATCTATTCAGCATGAACCAGAAAACGTAGTGGGTGAATTTTCGGAAAAATACAATAAATACGTCGGAGCTAATTTCTCAATACCTACAGCAAGTGGAACATCTAGTCTGCATTTAGCTTTAGTGGGAGTAGGTGTAGAACCAGGGGATGAGGTAATTATCCCTAACTTTACCTTTATAGCAACTGCACAAGCAGTAATAGCAGCGAAAGCTATACCTGTATTTACAGATGTAGATCCTGACACATTTTGTATGGATGCGGCCCAAGTAGAAAGTTTAATAACTAAGAGAACGAAAGTCGTTATGCCTGTTCACGTTCACGGTTTACCTGCTAACTTACCAATGTTACAAGAGATTTGCCTAAAGCATAACCTAAAATTGGTTGAGGATGCTTCACATGCTCACTCTGCATCAATAGATGGGAAGGTTTGTGGGTCTATCGGTGATGCAGCTGGCCAAAGTTTAATGGCTGATAAAAATTTTCCTGTAGGTGGGGAAGGTGGCATCTCCTTTTTTAAAAAAGAAGAGTACTATGAACGGGCCATAAAGTTCTTAGAAGAGTCAGGAATTGATTATCGCATGTCATGGATCGCAGCAGCCTTTGGAATCAGTCAGTTAGAAAGACTACCATATTATGATGAAGTAAGAGCACGCAATGCCCAATACCTGAGTGATGCTTTGAATGAAACAAAGCTATTTGAACCACCCAAAGTTCCAAGTGGATATAAACACAGTTACAACATGTACAGAATCAAACTTCATCGTGAGAATGTAGGATTGGAAGATCTAGAAGATTTTAAAGTTAAAGAAGCGATCCAACAACTCATCATGGAAGAAGGCGTTTTTGCAAGAGAATGGCAGAATAGACCAATCCCTGGTCACCTTCCATTTCAAAATAAAAAAGGATTTGGGAATGGATATCCGTTCACTCTTGCAGATGAAGAAAGAAAATATGAAATGGAAGATTACCCAACCACATTGAGCATGTTCCGAAATACTTTAACTATCTGTCGAGAATTAAGGTCACCCATTGAGTATGAACGAATTCAATCCTATGCTTTAGCCTTTAAAAAGATTGATCAGAACCCTGAAGCAATAAGAGAAGTAGTAAGTAAAATGGATTCTTCAATTAAACTTCCATATGAAAAGGATGCGAGACTAGGATGAGTCAAAATATTAAAATAGCAATCTTAGGTGGAAGTGGGTTTGTTGGGATGGAGATTTACAGAATTCTTAGGAATCATCCTCTTGCCTCTATTGATTTTGTATCATCAGAATCGAGGTCGGGACGACCAGTAGAAAAATACTACAGAATCCTAAATAATGAAAACAAACAATTGAAATTTAAAAAGATAAACCAATTGGAGAACGGATACGATGTTATATTTTCATGTTTACCAACTGGTGTATTGCCAAAACATATCGACGAAGTTCTTGATAAAACAGAGGTGCTATTCAATGTTAGTGGAGACTATCGGTTAACAGACCATCACCTGTTAGAAGATTACTATCCTAATTCATTGACTAATCAGCGTTATATGGACTCTCAATATTATATTCCTGAGTTTCATAAGATCGATAGACAAAAGAAGATTATTAATCTTCCAGGATGTATGGCGGTGGCAAGCATTTACTCCCTTTATCCTCTTATGAAAAATAGTTTAATTGAAGGAAAGGTCATTATAGATGCTAAAACAGGTTCAAGTGGTGGAGGTAAAAAAAGTTCGGAACATCCTGCTGAAAGATCGCAAAATTTCAGACCACATCAGGTACACGGACACAGACATATGCCGGAAATAAGCAATGCTTTTAGAGAAATGTTCGATGAGAACATTGATTTGCAATTTTCAACATACAGTTTAGACCTTCCAAGAGGAATTATGACAACTGTTTATTCAACGCTTAAAGATGGTGTGTCTGAAATTGATGTAAAAAAAGCATTCTTTAAGGAGTATAACAATTTATACTTCATCGATTATATAAAAGATACTAAGGGTGGACGATTTAATCCAATGATTAAATCGATTGTCGGAACAAATCGTTCAGAAGTTGCTGCTTATGTTGACAATAAAAACTGCGTATCCATATGTAGTCTAGACAATATGATCAAAGGGGCTGCTGGGCAAGCTGTTCAAGCATTCAATCAATATTTTGACTTTTCAGAGGAAGAGGCTTTGAGTTTTCAAAACGAAGGGATGTGGCCATAATCAGTAGCTTATATGTAATCAAGTTGGGGAGTAGTACAGTTCTTTCTGAAGGTAAAGAAATTTATAAAGAGATTAAGGAAATATCTTCTAAAGGTCACTCAATTATCATTGTGGCAGGAGGAGCAGAAGGTATCGAAAAGCATTACCAAAATATTAATAGAGAAATTAAGTTTCTGCATCTAGCTAATGGTAATGAGGTGCGCTATTGTTCGGCAGAGGAAATGGAGCATATTTATGATGCTTATAACAATACAATTATTCCTACTTTAAAAAGAGATTTAGAAGAAGTAGGTTTGAAAACATATATTCAATGTGGCAGTGATCATAATGTAGTTCAAGGAAAACAAGGTCCTCCTTTAAAAGTTAAAAAGAATAATAGAAACGCTATTGTTAGAGATTCTTTGTACGGACACTATGATAGCTGTGATACTTCCCTACTGGATTCATTGTTAGAGGAATTTGATGTTGTCTGCTTGACTCCTCCTATACTTGGGCAGGAAAAAAATCAATTACTTAACATTGATGCAGATGTACTAGCAGCTAATATATCGATTCAGATGAAGGCTCATCACTTGCGTTTTGTAACTGGGACAAATGGGATTTTAAAAGATGTGAACTCTCCTTATTCTACAGTGAAAGATATTTATAACGAGGATAACTTGAACTATGTAAAAGGAAGAATGAAACAAAAAGTTCGTGCCGCTAGATTAGCTATTCGCGAAGGAATAAACGATGTGTGCATTACGGGACCAACCATGTCTCGAGAACATAGCACTTGGTTTTGGGACATTGATACATACAACGAGGAGTTTGATTTGATTAATAAGGTGATTCGAATTCCTTCGGTTTCTTACGATGAGAGTGAATTAGCTAACTACTTGAATCAAAACATTAAAATTCCTTGTGTAAAGAATGAGGTTGACCCAGCAGGAAATGTTGTTTTTCAAAAAGGTACCGGCCGCCATACATTAATGCTTTTAGGTCATATTGATACCGTCCCTCATTTATGGAAAGTTAAAAACAATAACGAAATAATTACCGGGAGAGGAGTAGTAGATGCAAAAGGGTGCTTTGTTAATTTTTTGCAGATGTTAAAGGATGTCGAGGTACCTAAAGATTGTCAGCTGAAAGTGATTGGAGCTGTTGAAGAAGAAGTATCCTCTTCTGCAGGTGCTTATTATGTCAGAGATAACTATAAAGCTGATGCCGTTATTATAGGGGAGCCTAGTGGAGAGAAAAATCTAACATTGGGTTACCATGGCTTATTAAAATTAGGCGTTACTATCGAACAGGCACAAAAGCATAGTGCTTCTAAAAACAATTTAAGCGTAGCAGACCATTTTTATAAAATCAGAAAGGAAATGGAAAATCGAGTAGGTGCAGTAGACCCCGAAAATGTATCTACAATAACAAAGGTAACCCAACATAAAGATGCCAACAAGGATGTCATTAAAGGGATTATCAATTTTCGAATATCGCCAAATGTAGAAAATGATTATATCAAAGATATTGACCTAAAGATTGCGGATGACGTCACAATTGAAGTTCTTCGATCTACGCCAGGATATATAAACAAGAGAAATTGCACATTAGTCAAATCCTTTGCTAAGAGTTTTGCCAACAAAGGGGGGAAGTGCAATTACCTAAAGAAAACTGGAACTAGTGATATGAATACTTTAGCTACAAATTGGATCGATGTTCCAATTGTAGCGTATGGACCTGGGGATTCTACTTTAGATCACACAGATGAGGAATTTCTGGATTATAAAGAAATCGAAAGCGCTAGAGGTATTTTGAAAGATGCTATTCATAACTGGTTTTCGAAAAAAACGGAGGTGGTGTAACGTGGTAACAAAAATGAACGCCGTTCTAACACCAGAGCATCCGAAATTAGAAAATATAAAACGGAAATGCAGAGAGGCAAGAATGCAGATTATTGATATGGCTGCTACGGATACAGGTTGTCATATAGGAGGTAGTCTATCCGTAATCGATTTGTTGATTGTGCTATACGAAAAGTATAATTCGGATTCAAAAAATCAAATTGTTCTAAGTAAGGGGCATGCAGCTGCAGCTTTATATTCGACCTTGTTTGTTAATGATTTGTTAGGTGAAAGCCCAGCTCTTACATATGGCAAAAAGAGTTCTCTGCTCACCGGGCACCCTAGTCATAAAATAAAGAACATTCCTTTTTCTACTGGAAGCCTTGGTCACGGCATTCCTTATGCAGCAGGATGGGCCTTGTCACAGAAGCTAAAAAATGAGGATGGAATCGGGATTGCAGTTTGTGGGGACGGGGAGCTACAGGAAGGCTTATGTTGGGAATCGTTTCAAGTCATTCAGTCTAAAGAAATAAACAACTTTGTGTGTGTAGTCGATATAAATGGCGCTCAAAATGATGGATATGTTAAGGATATCTCGGATTTAGTTAATTTAAAGACTAGATTTGAATCATTTGGCTTTAACACTAAGGAAATAGACGGACATAATGTATCTGATATTTTAGGGTCTTTGAATGAAGAGCAAAAAAAGCCTCTGGTGTTACTCGCTAAAACTATAAAAGGAAAAGGCGTACCAGAACTCGAGGGGAACCCTAAAGCACACTATGCGAAAATTCCACAGAGGCTAAAAAATAAGTGGAAGAGGAGTTTATTATGAGTTTATCAGGTAGAGAAAGTTATCGAGATGAACTGACGAAACTGGCTTCTATTGACGAGCGTATTCTGTGTTTAGAAGCAGATTTAGGGGGTTCAAATCACCAATTTGAAGCTAACCATCCGAATCGTTTTTTCAATATGGGTATTGCTGAAATGGCCAGTATCGATATTGCAGCTGGTTTATCCGAAGGAGGGCATATCCCTTTCTTTTCTACTTTTGCTTCATTTGCATCTCTTAGGTCAGCAGAGAGCATGAAGTTAGCCATGGGGTATATGGAAAAAAACATCAAAGTAGTGGCTCCGTATGGTGGAGTATCTGGTGGATGGTTTGGCACAACGCACCATGCACTTGAAGACATTGCAATTGTTCGTTCCTTTCAAAAAATCAAAATTGCATGCCCTCATGGTGAAGAGGACACTAGAAAAGTGGTCAGAGAAGCTGCTAACTCTAATAAACCATACTATATTAGACTTTCACGTAATGATTCCTATGAAAGTCTAGATCGAGCGCTGGATCACGACTGTTCCCATCCTCTATTTCACTATAAAGGGGAAAGCGATCTTTGCTTAATATCGATTGGAGAACAAGGAACAGTGCTGTGTAAAGAAATGGAAAGTCTCTATCCAGATGTTTCGCATATCCATTTATGTTATGTAGACTACGAGAGTTTACAAGATCACATTACGGAAATTGGAAACGCAGCTGAACGGCTTCTTGTAGTGGAAGAACACAGGCTTTCAGGAGGAACTGCATCATTGTTATCAATCCTCATGCCGGAAAAGAAAGTTTACTCTCATGATTGTGGAGAAGATTGGCCAATATACGGGGGTACCCATCAGGAGACGCTAGAATACCTAGGATTTAGTTCAAATGTTTTAAGAGAGAAAATTGACAGTATGAAGGGTAAGAAATTAAGTATATAGCTTCATTTCTAGTCATTCATATGAAGGGAGATCGTGTACACCATGATTGAAGAAAAAATTGTAGCATTCGTAGAACCGAGCTTTTATGGTATTGATTTTGTAGAAAGAACGCACCGAAAAGGATGTAAGGTCATCGCCATAGGCTCTTCTATCGATAATCCTAAGAAGTATGGGTATGAGAACTATTACCATGATTTTTTAGTAGCAGACATAAGAAGTGTAGAATCGATTTACAATGCGATAAAAGAATCTTCCTATTACGGTCAGATCGATGCGTTAATCCCTGCGACTGATTATGCCTCACATTTAACAGCTGAGGTAGCCGAAAGGTTATCGCTAAAAACGATATCTTCTCAAGCAGCAAATAACGCAAGAAATAAAGATTTAGCGCGTGATGTGTATGAGCAACATAAAGTTCCGAGTGCAAAATATCAAAAGGTATCCAGCTTGACCGAAGCGATACAAGCTGCGAAAAGAATCGCATATCCCGTCGTGCTTAAGCCTACCAATTGCGCCAGTAGTCAAGGCGTTTATTTCATTGAGAATGACAAACAATTAGAAGTAGCATTTGAGAAACTAAGAGAATTCAAAAAAACCTATATGGATTTTGACGTAAGAAACGAATACCTTATTGAAGAATACTTAATAGGTCCAGAATTTAGCGTGGAATTTTTCTTGAAGGATAACGAAGTGGTGTTTTCATCAGTGACAGAGAAACTTACTTCTGATCTACCTTATTTTGTAGAAATCTCACACACTGTTCCTACATCTGTAGAGAACGATAAGATTGATGATATGATTCGCGTTTGTGTTCAAGCTTTACGTGCGATTGGAATCGATAATGGACCAAGCCATGTCGAATTAAAATTAACAAAAGATGGTCCTAAGATCATTGAGGTGAATGGTAGACCGGGGGGAGATAAAATATCCTCCGAATTATTACACACCACGTACGGTTTAGATATCTTCGATGAAACGGTAAACTTCTATTTGGATTTACCAATCACAGAGACTCACCTGCAAAAGAAAGCCACCTCTATAGCTTATTTAACAGCAGATAGAGAGGGGATCATCTCTTTTATTGAGGGTGAAGAGGACATTGCGAATGACCTAAGTATCTTGAAGTATGACATTACTGTAAAAACGGGGGATAAGGTGAAAGTTCCTGAAAGTTCTGATGATCGTCTAGGCTATGTAATCACTACAGGACAAAATCCTGAAGAGGCTAAACATAACGCAATAAATTTAATAAATCGGATTAAGCTTCAATACCACTAAAACCATTAATAATATTGATGTAGAGGTTTACTAGCAGTGAAACCCATCATTTACTTTATTGTAATGATGGGTTTCACTTTTGAAATCGTTCTCCCTACTTATTGATAAATTTTAGAAGTCCACTGATAGGATCGGATTTTTCGATGGAACCGATTCATATATTCAGTTTTACTGTTCTATTAGACTGCTATACCATTTTAAGAAAGAAGCATAAAGGAAGAAATAGGAGAGGTGAAGATATGTCTTTTATTCGAAAGAATTTTTTGTTCTTTTTTTTAGCAGATATTATATCTGGTTTTGGAGTGGGAATGAGTACAATTGGAGCAAATTGGTATTTGTTAGATGAAACGGGATCCGTTGGAGCAATCGGTCTC
Above is a window of Pseudalkalibacillus hwajinpoensis DNA encoding:
- a CDS encoding degT/DnrJ/EryC1/StrS aminotransferase translates to MDKRKQFQISFVLSRVLNSGIIMSIEKNEKEIKGLEKFIGKATGLPYVSVFNSYTGALHGALYGQDLVHGTSTHLPDITEQEDNFLAWLGITSVGGNEDNVPFQRIRVNWDNIHNFESLMEEHSTLLLDLTDLGFGPCGIIATNQELIWKKSERLKIFGAFDLRTMWTQEESNYELQPGVQFNYRISPLVAACVKLSLLRRGEHNED
- a CDS encoding DegT/DnrJ/EryC1/StrS family aminotransferase is translated as MRTDFIKKPLDFPSESMVNESLAYFGGKAILPTDNRKTNFPYITKEDVMQMLVSIQHEPENVVGEFSEKYNKYVGANFSIPTASGTSSLHLALVGVGVEPGDEVIIPNFTFIATAQAVIAAKAIPVFTDVDPDTFCMDAAQVESLITKRTKVVMPVHVHGLPANLPMLQEICLKHNLKLVEDASHAHSASIDGKVCGSIGDAAGQSLMADKNFPVGGEGGISFFKKEEYYERAIKFLEESGIDYRMSWIAAAFGISQLERLPYYDEVRARNAQYLSDALNETKLFEPPKVPSGYKHSYNMYRIKLHRENVGLEDLEDFKVKEAIQQLIMEEGVFAREWQNRPIPGHLPFQNKKGFGNGYPFTLADEERKYEMEDYPTTLSMFRNTLTICRELRSPIEYERIQSYALAFKKIDQNPEAIREVVSKMDSSIKLPYEKDARLG
- the argC gene encoding N-acetyl-gamma-glutamyl-phosphate reductase, giving the protein MSQNIKIAILGGSGFVGMEIYRILRNHPLASIDFVSSESRSGRPVEKYYRILNNENKQLKFKKINQLENGYDVIFSCLPTGVLPKHIDEVLDKTEVLFNVSGDYRLTDHHLLEDYYPNSLTNQRYMDSQYYIPEFHKIDRQKKIINLPGCMAVASIYSLYPLMKNSLIEGKVIIDAKTGSSGGGKKSSEHPAERSQNFRPHQVHGHRHMPEISNAFREMFDENIDLQFSTYSLDLPRGIMTTVYSTLKDGVSEIDVKKAFFKEYNNLYFIDYIKDTKGGRFNPMIKSIVGTNRSEVAAYVDNKNCVSICSLDNMIKGAAGQAVQAFNQYFDFSEEEALSFQNEGMWP
- a CDS encoding M20/M25/M40 family metallo-hydrolase, whose product is MGSSTVLSEGKEIYKEIKEISSKGHSIIIVAGGAEGIEKHYQNINREIKFLHLANGNEVRYCSAEEMEHIYDAYNNTIIPTLKRDLEEVGLKTYIQCGSDHNVVQGKQGPPLKVKKNNRNAIVRDSLYGHYDSCDTSLLDSLLEEFDVVCLTPPILGQEKNQLLNIDADVLAANISIQMKAHHLRFVTGTNGILKDVNSPYSTVKDIYNEDNLNYVKGRMKQKVRAARLAIREGINDVCITGPTMSREHSTWFWDIDTYNEEFDLINKVIRIPSVSYDESELANYLNQNIKIPCVKNEVDPAGNVVFQKGTGRHTLMLLGHIDTVPHLWKVKNNNEIITGRGVVDAKGCFVNFLQMLKDVEVPKDCQLKVIGAVEEEVSSSAGAYYVRDNYKADAVIIGEPSGEKNLTLGYHGLLKLGVTIEQAQKHSASKNNLSVADHFYKIRKEMENRVGAVDPENVSTITKVTQHKDANKDVIKGIINFRISPNVENDYIKDIDLKIADDVTIEVLRSTPGYINKRNCTLVKSFAKSFANKGGKCNYLKKTGTSDMNTLATNWIDVPIVAYGPGDSTLDHTDEEFLDYKEIESARGILKDAIHNWFSKKTEVV
- a CDS encoding 1-deoxy-D-xylulose-5-phosphate synthase N-terminal domain-containing protein; translated protein: MVTKMNAVLTPEHPKLENIKRKCREARMQIIDMAATDTGCHIGGSLSVIDLLIVLYEKYNSDSKNQIVLSKGHAAAALYSTLFVNDLLGESPALTYGKKSSLLTGHPSHKIKNIPFSTGSLGHGIPYAAGWALSQKLKNEDGIGIAVCGDGELQEGLCWESFQVIQSKEINNFVCVVDINGAQNDGYVKDISDLVNLKTRFESFGFNTKEIDGHNVSDILGSLNEEQKKPLVLLAKTIKGKGVPELEGNPKAHYAKIPQRLKNKWKRSLL
- a CDS encoding transketolase: MSLSGRESYRDELTKLASIDERILCLEADLGGSNHQFEANHPNRFFNMGIAEMASIDIAAGLSEGGHIPFFSTFASFASLRSAESMKLAMGYMEKNIKVVAPYGGVSGGWFGTTHHALEDIAIVRSFQKIKIACPHGEEDTRKVVREAANSNKPYYIRLSRNDSYESLDRALDHDCSHPLFHYKGESDLCLISIGEQGTVLCKEMESLYPDVSHIHLCYVDYESLQDHITEIGNAAERLLVVEEHRLSGGTASLLSILMPEKKVYSHDCGEDWPIYGGTHQETLEYLGFSSNVLREKIDSMKGKKLSI
- a CDS encoding ATP-grasp domain-containing protein, whose amino-acid sequence is MIEEKIVAFVEPSFYGIDFVERTHRKGCKVIAIGSSIDNPKKYGYENYYHDFLVADIRSVESIYNAIKESSYYGQIDALIPATDYASHLTAEVAERLSLKTISSQAANNARNKDLARDVYEQHKVPSAKYQKVSSLTEAIQAAKRIAYPVVLKPTNCASSQGVYFIENDKQLEVAFEKLREFKKTYMDFDVRNEYLIEEYLIGPEFSVEFFLKDNEVVFSSVTEKLTSDLPYFVEISHTVPTSVENDKIDDMIRVCVQALRAIGIDNGPSHVELKLTKDGPKIIEVNGRPGGDKISSELLHTTYGLDIFDETVNFYLDLPITETHLQKKATSIAYLTADREGIISFIEGEEDIANDLSILKYDITVKTGDKVKVPESSDDRLGYVITTGQNPEEAKHNAINLINRIKLQYH